The DNA window TGCATCTGGGATCGACCAAGACCGGCAGCACCTATCTGCAACATCTGCTGGAGGAGAACCGCCCGCAGCTGCTGCGCGAGGGGATCTGGTATCCCGAGACCGGGCTGTTCTGGCAGGCGGCCCGGCCGCACAAGCAGGCCGGGCACGCCCGCTTCATGGAGGCGGCGGCGTCGGGCGAGGATCGCCTGCGCCAGCATATCCTGACCGGGCTGGCGCTGATGCCGGGGCGCATCCACACCATCGTGCTGTCGTCCGAGGCGTTCTTTCTGAACGACAAGGCGCTGGCGCTGCCGGAGTATTTCCACGATTTCCCGACCGAGATGGTGGTCTATCTGCGCCGGCAGGACGAATGGGCCAACTCGCAATATGCCGAGTTCGTGGCGGGCGGGGCGATCAATGCCACGTCCTCCAGCTTCAACGCCTGGCTGGCCGAGCGCGGGACGCGGAAATGGCTGGATTACGACCGTCTGATCCGCGCATGGGAAAGCCGGCTGCCGCGCGACGCGATCCATGTGCGCCGCTATCTGCGCCGGCGCGGCGAGGGCTGGAACATCGTCGAGGATTTCGCGCAGACCGTGGGGCTGCCGCAGATCGCGGCGCTGCCCGCGCCCTCGCAACAGCAAGGCAACGACGCGCAGCTGTCGGCGGCGCATGTCGAGTTGATCCGGCAGTTCAACAAGCGGCCATTTGCGGGCAAGCAGGCCTATCTGTCCTTCATCGACGAGGCCGTCAGCCGGCTGGCGCAATGGCGGCGCGAACGCGATCTGCCGATGCCGGGACCGTGGTTTCTGGACCAGGCGCGCGCCGACCGGCTGATGGCGGACGCGGCCACCGGCAATGCCCGGATCGCGCGCGATTATTTCGCGCAGGCGGGGGAAGACCTGTTCCCCGACCGCGCCCCCGCCCCGCCCGACTGCCCGGTCCATCTGGCCGAGTTCGAGATCGTCGAAAGCGCCTATGCCAACCGCCGCCGGGCCGGACGCGCCGGGACCAGAGGCGGGATCGTCAATTTCGGGCCGTTCGGCTGGCGGCTGTGGTCGTCGATCCCGCTGCTGGCGATGGCCTATCGCAGGCGGGGCCGGGCCGATCTGGCGCAGGAGCTGACCGACGATCCGATGGGCTTTGCCCGCGCGCACTGGCTGGGGCGGCATCCCCGGCTGCGCTGGCTGGCCTATTCCGACGGCGACATGCTGGGGCCGGGGCGCGTCCTGCGGCTTTGGGTGCCGGTGCTGCGGCCGGTCGTGCGGCTGAAGGGCGGCGCGCCGGCGGCCGAGAGGCTGAACGCCGAGCCGGTGGGCTTTGTCCGCAGCCTGAGAAACCCGGTCGCGCGCGCGGTGGGGCGGCTGCTGTTTCCGATGGGAGAACGAAGCTGACGCGCAAGCACTCGCACCCGGCGCAGCCGGGGTTGTCCGGCGGACATAAACGCCGGATCGTCGCGCTTGAGGTGCCCGAAGCCTGGTTCCGCAACCCCGATGACGGGCCGCGGCACCGGCAGTTCTATGCCAGCCTGCTGGCCGCGCTGGCCGAGATGCGGGTTCTGGTCGATCCGATCTGGCTGCCGCGCGGGGCCGACCGGGCGCCGCGCCGCGCCCCCTGCGGCAGTCTTGTCATCAGCTTTCATTCGCATGGCGAGGCGGGCAATGTCCTGCGCTGCAAGGAAGCCTATGTCCCGCCCTATTACACGATGGACCGGATGGGCTATGCCTGCTTTTCCGAACTGGGCCGGTTTCCCGACCGCTTCCGCGACGAGATCGCCCGGCAGGACGACGCGGCGGCGCAGGCATTCCTGGACGCGCTGGCCGCCGATCTGCGCCGCACGAACCAGTCGAAATACCCGCAGCCGCCGTCGCAGCCCTGCGGGCTGGGCGAACGCCATGTCTTCGTGCCGTTGCAGATGCAGAACGATTCGGTCGCGCAGGCCCAGTGGCTGGACGTGCCGCAGGCGCTGGAGACGATCATCGCGGGGGCGCGCCAGCGCGGGCTGAAAACCGTGATCAAGCGGCATCCGCGCTGCCACAGCCCCCGGATCGCGGAACTGGTGGAAAGGCTGCGCGGCGATCCCGATGTGATCGTCTCGACCGCGTCAATCCACGATCTGATCCGGGATGCGGAACTGGTCGTGGGCGCAAATTCGGGCGCCATGTTCGAGGCGCTGCTGTTCGGCCGGCCGGTCATCGCCTTTGCCGGTTCGGATTTCGGGCTGGCGGTGCAGCAGGTGCGCAGCGCGCGCGATCTTGCCGCAGCCGTCGCCGCACCGGCCCCGCCCGACCCGGCATGGCGGCGGAAATTCCTGTATTGGTATCTGACATCCTATTGCGTGCGCGCCGACGACACGCTGGCGATCCGGCGCCGGATCCAGGCGTTCGAGATCGAGCGGCGGACCGGCCCCGTCTCGCGCCGCGCCGCGCGGCTGAGCCTTTACGGCTATTCGATCTGGGACCGGGTCAAGAAACGGCTGTTCTGAGGGCGCGCGCGGCCCGGGCGGGCGTCAGCTGTTCAGCAGATCGCGGTGATAGCGCGTCAGAAACGCCAGACCGATGCCCAGCAGCACGAATCCCACCCCGAACACATAGGCCGGGCTGACATAATCGCCGGCATAGGACGGATAGAAGGATTTGCGCATCTGCCCGATCACATGGACCAGCGGGTTGAACCACAAATAATACTGGAACGGCTGCGGCACGTCGTCATAGATGAAGAAGATGCACGAGACCAGAAACAGCGGCCGGTTCAGGATCGCCCACGCGAATTGCCACCACGGGAAGGCGGTGAACAGAAAGCAGTTCATCGCCCCCACCCCCAGCGCAAAGACCAACGCCATCGCCAGCGACAGCACGATGCCCAGGATCTGCGGATCGGTGCGCGTTTCCTGCGTGAAATAGATGACGGTGAAGATCAGATAGGCGACCATCACCTGCGTCACCAGATTGAAGAACGCGCGCGCCAGGAACGCATCCATGAAGGTGACGGCCGGATAGGCCAGAAGCGGCTTGGAATACTGGATCGCGGCGGCCGTCTTGCCCGAAATGCTGAGATAGAACAGGAACGGCACCAGCCCGGTGGCATAGAAGATCGCGAAATTGGTGCCGACCGAGGGCGACCGGAACCCCAGCGAGAAGATCGCGGTCAGAAGGATGATGCCGCCCACGGGTTCGGCGATGGCCCACAGAAATCCGTTGGCCGAGCGGCCGTTGGTCGTCGCCATCTCGCGCAGCACCAGCGCCGAGATGGCGCGCAGGCTGGCAAAGCTGCGCTGCTTGTGCACCGGGCGCAGCGCGGGGTTCATCGGGGGATGGGGAGAATCGGTCATGTCGTCTGTCCGGCGTGGATGCGGGGAACCACGATCTTGTCAGGGATCGGTGCTGGCACCATCCGCCGCGCTTATGTATGACAAGCGCCAGAAGATCAACTCTCACCTCGGGTATCCGCGCGCATGACCGCCCAGAAGAACGTCTCGAAACCCCTGGCCCCGGATCAGGACGAACCGGCCGCCGTGCAGGGACCGCGCCGCCCGGCGCTGATCCAGCCGGAGGCGGCGGAGGCGGCGGCGCAGCCTGCGGGCGGCGAGGGTCGGGCGGCGTCCGCAGATCGCAAGGACGCCGGGACCGGCGAGGCCGGCCAGGCGGCGCGCGCGCAACCGGCCGAGGCGACGCCCGAAGGCGACGCGGCCCTTCCTGCGGGCGGTGCCGGGCCGGGCAAGGGTGCGGCCAAGGGACCGGGCAAAGGTCCGGGCAAGGGCAAGGGCGGCCGGCCCAAGCCGCGCCGCAACGCGCCCCAGCCGCCGGTGCGCCCGACCGCCGGCAAGGCCAGGCTGCGCCGCCGGCATGTCGCCCTGATGCTCAGCTTTCTGCTGGTCGTCGTGGCGCCGGTCGCGGCGTCGGGATGGTATCTGTGGGCGCGCGCCGTCGATCAATACGCATCCTATCTGGGATTCTCGGTGCGCAGCGAGACCGGGGCCGGCACCAGCGAATTGCTGGGCGGCCTGACCTCGCTGGTGGGCATGACCAGCAATTCCAGCACCGATACCGACATTCTTTACAAGTTCATCCAGAGCCACGACCTGGTCGAGCGTGTGGACGAGCGGCTTGACCTGCGCCGGATCTGGTCGAAGGCGCCGGGCGATCCGATCTTCGGCTATACCGGCAACGAATCGCTGGAAGACCTGCTGAGCGAGTGGGAACGCAAGGTCCGCATCTATTACGACGACGGCATGATCGATCTGCGCGTTCTGGCCTTCGATCCGCAGGACGCGCGCGCCATCACCCAGGCGATCTTCGACGAAAGCACGCGGATGATCAACGAGCTGAACGATATCGCGCGCGAGGATGCGCTGCGATATGCGCGCGACGATCTGGCCGAGGCGCTGGCCCGGCTGAAGGCGGCGCGGCAGGACATGATGGCGTTCCGCAACCGGCATCAGCTGGTCGATCCGTCCGCCGACGTGCAGGGGCAGGTGGGCGTGGTCACGTCGCTGCAACAGCAGCTGGCCGAGGCGCTGGTCCAGCTTGGGCTGCTGCGCGCCAACGCCCAGCCCGGCGATCCGCGGATCGAGCAGGCCGAGCTGCGCATCGGCATCATCCGCGACCAGATCGACGAGGAGCGGCAGAAATTCGGGTCGGAAACCGCCACCGGCGAGGCGCTGTCAGAGGTGGTGGGGCAGTTCGAATCGCTGACGGTCGATCGTGAATTCGCCGAACGCAGCTATACCGCGGCGCTGGCGACCTATGACACCGCGCGGGCCGAGGCGTCGCGGCAGTCGCGCTATCTTGCGGCCTATGTCAAGCCGACGCTGGCGCAGGAATCGAAATATCCCGAACGCGGCAAGCTGTTGCTGATCATGTCGGGCTTCCTGCTGATTCTGTGGATCATCGGCGTTCTGATCTTCTACAGCCTCAGGGACCGGCGTTGATCAGGCTGCAGAATCTGACCAAGACCTATGTGCTGGAGGGGCGACGCAAGACCGTTGCCCGCGACATCACGGCGGTCTTTCCGACCGGGGTGTCGGTCGCGTTGCTGGGGCGCAACGGGGCGGGGAAATCGTCGCTGCTGAAGATGATCTCGGGCGAGATGCTGCCGACCTCGGGCGAGATTTTGTCGGACGGCACGATCAGCTGGCCGGTCGGATTCGCCGGGTCGTTCCACCGCGAATTGTCGGGCGAACAGAATTGCCGCTTTCTGGCGCGGGTCTATGGCATCGACACCGACGAGATGGTGGCCTTCGTCAAGGATTTCGCCGAACTGGGCGATCATTTCCAGCTGCCGATCCGCACCTATTCGTCGGGGATGAAGGCGCGGCTGGCGTTTGGCGTGTCGATGGCGGTGCCGTTCGACACCTATCTGGTGGACGAGGTGTCGGCGGTGGGCGATGCGGCGTTCAAGTCCAAGTCGAACCGGGTCTTCAACGAACGGATGGCGAAATCGGGCGCCATCGTCGTGTCGCATTCGATGGGAATGCTGCGCAAGACATGTCAGGCGGGCGCGGTGCTGGAGGATGGCCGGCTAAGCTATTACCACGATATCGAGGATGCGATCGAACAGCATCTTGAGAACATGCGCCGCCGTGCGAGATAACGCGCGGCTTGCCGCAGATGCGGCGGAATGCTGTTCATGTATGCCGCCAGGGCGCTGGCCGCGTGGGACCTGCCGGCGGGGGCGCGATCAGCCCAGATAGGCGCGCAGCCCCGGCGGCGGATCGTCCAGCAGCGGGCCGGTGGGCACCGGCGGATGGGCGCGCCCGTCCTCGATCAGGATCGTCTTGGGCGCGAAGGCGCGCGCGTCGTGGGGGTCGTGGGTGACCATCAGCACGGTCGCGTCGGTGTCGGCGACGATGCGCGCCAGCAGATCCAGCATCTCGGATTTCAGGGCCGGGCCAAGTGCGGCGAAAGGTTCGTCCAGCAGCAGCAGCGGACGCGCGCGCAGCAGCACCCGCGCCAGCGCCACCCGGCTTTGCTGACCGCCCGACAGGGTGGCGGGGCGGCGCGTGTCCATGCCGGTCAGGCCCACATCCTCAAGCGCCTGTGCGACGCGGGACCGCTGCGCATCGCTGAGCCGCAGATCGGGGCGCAGCCCCAGCCCGACATTCTGGCCCACCGTCAGATGCGGAAACAGGTTCTGGTCCTGAAACAGCACCGAGACCGGCCGCCGGCCCGGCGGCAGGTCGGTGATGTCCTGCCCGTCCCACAGCACCCGGCCGGTATCGGGCCGAAGAAAGCCGCCGACCAGCGCCAGCAGCGTCGATTTGCCCGACCCCGAGGCGCCGATGACGGCGACGCGCCGGCCGCGCCCGACCCGCAGATCGGCGCGCAGGGTGAAATCGCCGCGGGTGACGGCGGTGTCGCGGAACTCAAGCAAGGCGGCCTCCTCGGTCGAACAGCCAGAACAGCGCGAAGCTGATCGCCATCAGCAGCACCGCGCAGGCCGAGGCGTCGGCCATGCGATAGGATTCCATCAGCTGATACAGTTTCAGCGGCAGGGTCGGGCTGTTGGTGGCAAACAGCGTGATCACGCCCAGATCGCCCATCGCCAGCGCCGCCGCCAGCCCGCCGGCAAAGCCCAGGGGTCGCGCCAGCCGGGGCAGGATCAGCAGCCGCAGCCGCGCCAGTCCGCGCAGATCCAGCGAATCGGCCAGCCGCCCGTAATCGTCGCCCAGGCTTTGCGCCGCCGGGATCAGCGCGCGCAGCCCGAAGGGCAGGGCCATGATGGCGTTGATCGCCACCGTCACCGGCAGCGCCAGCGCATCGGGCGAAAACCAGCCGCGCAGCAGGATGAACAGCCCCGTTCCCAGAACCAGCGGCGAGGCGACGATGGGCAGCATCCCTGCCGCCTCGATCCAGCCCGCGCGCCCGCGCGCGATGGACAGCGCCAGCGTCAGGCACATCGCCAGCGCCAGCCCCGCCGAGATCAGCGCCATGATCACCGACCGCAGCGTCGCGCGCCAGACATCGGGCGGCAGCGACGGCAGGCGCGGCAGACCCTGCGCGGTCACGGCGAGGATGGGCCACAGCAGGAACAGCGCCGCCAGCCCGATGGCCAGAATGTCGGTGCCGATGCGCCAGCCGCCCGGCGCGCGCGGGCGGTGGTCGGCATCAAGCCCGGCCCCGAAGGCGGCGGGAATGCTGATCCAGCGCGCCAGCACCATTGCGGCCACACACAGCCCGATCTGCACCAGCCCCAGCGTCGCGGCGCGGCCTAGGTCGAAATCGAACCGGAACGCCTGATAGATCGCCAGTTCCACCGTCGTGGCCGACGGCCCCCCGCCCAGCGTCAGCGCCACAGCGAACGAGGTCAGGCAGACCAGAAACA is part of the Paracoccus stylophorae genome and encodes:
- a CDS encoding ABC transporter ATP-binding protein; the protein is MIRLQNLTKTYVLEGRRKTVARDITAVFPTGVSVALLGRNGAGKSSLLKMISGEMLPTSGEILSDGTISWPVGFAGSFHRELSGEQNCRFLARVYGIDTDEMVAFVKDFAELGDHFQLPIRTYSSGMKARLAFGVSMAVPFDTYLVDEVSAVGDAAFKSKSNRVFNERMAKSGAIVVSHSMGMLRKTCQAGAVLEDGRLSYYHDIEDAIEQHLENMRRRAR
- a CDS encoding ATP-binding cassette domain-containing protein, yielding MLEFRDTAVTRGDFTLRADLRVGRGRRVAVIGASGSGKSTLLALVGGFLRPDTGRVLWDGQDITDLPPGRRPVSVLFQDQNLFPHLTVGQNVGLGLRPDLRLSDAQRSRVAQALEDVGLTGMDTRRPATLSGGQQSRVALARVLLRARPLLLLDEPFAALGPALKSEMLDLLARIVADTDATVLMVTHDPHDARAFAPKTILIEDGRAHPPVPTGPLLDDPPPGLRAYLG
- a CDS encoding ABC transporter permease, coding for MTDSPHPPMNPALRPVHKQRSFASLRAISALVLREMATTNGRSANGFLWAIAEPVGGIILLTAIFSLGFRSPSVGTNFAIFYATGLVPFLFYLSISGKTAAAIQYSKPLLAYPAVTFMDAFLARAFFNLVTQVMVAYLIFTVIYFTQETRTDPQILGIVLSLAMALVFALGVGAMNCFLFTAFPWWQFAWAILNRPLFLVSCIFFIYDDVPQPFQYYLWFNPLVHVIGQMRKSFYPSYAGDYVSPAYVFGVGFVLLGIGLAFLTRYHRDLLNS
- a CDS encoding thiamine/thiamine pyrophosphate ABC transporter permease ThiP, with amino-acid sequence MAARLHALRSGLAGPAVAAGLAALILSTLAAVAWQAQGLSGLGPWDWRAVRFTIWQAALSGLLSAVLAIPVARALARRRFVGRAALVTLLGAPFILPVIVAVMGLIAVFGRNGAINDALRAAGLPEFIIYGWQGVILAHVFFNLPLSVRLILQGWQAIPAERFRLAESLGFGPRDVARHLERPMLRAVLPGVWLAVFLVCLTSFAVALTLGGGPSATTVELAIYQAFRFDFDLGRAATLGLVQIGLCVAAMVLARWISIPAAFGAGLDADHRPRAPGGWRIGTDILAIGLAALFLLWPILAVTAQGLPRLPSLPPDVWRATLRSVIMALISAGLALAMCLTLALSIARGRAGWIEAAGMLPIVASPLVLGTGLFILLRGWFSPDALALPVTVAINAIMALPFGLRALIPAAQSLGDDYGRLADSLDLRGLARLRLLILPRLARPLGFAGGLAAALAMGDLGVITLFATNSPTLPLKLYQLMESYRMADASACAVLLMAISFALFWLFDRGGRLA